The nucleotide sequence CTAGAAAAGCTCACAACTCGGTAGCTCACTCGACTCGACTCGTTAGTGGCTCGGCTCGACTCGAATCGTTAGCATAATGAGCTATGATGTCGGGCTAAAGTTTCAGCTCGTCACGTGAGCCAGATCGAGCTGGCTCACGAGCCACACGAACCAGGGCATATACACAGTTGAAGTCTGTTTCTCTCGCACAGTCACCACACGAGCTGGGAATATTCACGTGAGCTGTGCTCTCTCACACAAGGACACGAGGAAGGAAGGCATCAAGCCGCAGGCAGAGTTCTTAAAAACCAGCCGGACTTTATCCTCTCGCTGACTTGCCTCTCCGGTCTTCACCATCCATCCCCGGTTCCCCATCTCTACTTACAGATGCCCATGGCACCATCCGCCGCCTCCCATGTTCCAACACGCACGAGCACGCTTACAGAGGCGCATGCATTGCTCTCGATCCCGTCCCCATCTCGTGCGCGCGGGGCAGTCGGCCACTCAGCTCGAGTGCTTGACTGCCTGTCTGCTTTGCCTGCGCCCATACCGGAGCTGCCGAGCGCAGAGCCAAGACTGTCGCTGAAGACCCCGGTGACTAAGGTGAAGCCCGACGGCACGATCTCGCTGTGCATGGAAGTCGATTCGATTTTTTTCTGTTTGTTTTGTGTTCCGTGGACTCGAAAGGATGGAAtactaaagacttagccttagacaGAACTGCtgaaaaacagctattcacgtgtttGAACCTTAATTCtgctgggttttaactctagcctatccTATTTTATTGGAGacttaaaaggctttgttgttgtcgaTACACAGTCTATTACCATTCGATTTATGCTTGTTTATGGTTCAATTTCATTATTGGAGGTCTATTATTGTGCGACCTTCAGGTTTGGGGGATTGTTTTCATATGTCCTCGTCGTTGTCTATTTGAGATCGCGAGCCAGCTCGAGACCAAACGAGCCTGAGCCGAGTCAGGCTTCTAGCTCGTAAGTTTAATGAGCCGAGCCTTAGTTTAATGAGCCGATCTTGTGACGAATGCGGTGGCGTCCCCTCCCTGCTATTGTTCCACGGTAACCTTTTTTTCTTCAGATGGTCACGGAAAAGTTGTACAGCGGAAAGCAACCAGTGACGAGAGGGGTGACCTCACCAAGAAAAGCAGAGCCTCCAAGCACGAAAACCGCCGGCGCCCGGCGCTATAAATGTGGAGCGGATCATCGAGTCTCAGTGCCCaactccctctctcctctctacACATGTGACCTTTTACACCATCTTGCGCAAGAATTAGCTTTCAGTTGCATATATGGAAGGAAGCACAGGCAACCAATCTGAGGAGTGAGCATCAAATCTCTTTGGCAGCAGTGCTGCAGTAGTACTATAAGCAATGTCTAATAATTCATAAGAACAAACAAGAGTGCTATGATAACTTCCAAACAGAGTTATCTCAGTCACGATCTTCTCTTCTCGAGTATCATATGTAATTTTTGACAGGAAATTTGTGGTGTTAATGCCATTTTTTTCTTTGTTACCAGGGTCGCTGTGGTTACAGGAGGGAACAGAGGAATTGGGCTAGAAATATGCAGACAACTGGCTTCCAATGGAATCACTGTGGTATTGACAGCAAGGGATGAGAAGAGGGGCGCCGAAGCAGTCAACACGCTTGGGCTATCCAACGTCGTATTTCATCAGCTGGAGGTCAGCGATCCGTTGAGCGCTGCTCGCTTAGCTGATTTTATCAAGGAGAAGTTTGGCAAGCTGGATATATTGGTATGGGCGTATGATTTCCCCTTCTTCGTACTGCAATTTATTCGCAATTTATACATGTGCTTTTTCTCGAACACATTAAAAATTTGCGCTGGTTCATACATGTGCTTGTGGTAAAGATGTGAGTAgtttaaaaaaaaggaaaagatgtGAGTGATTTTTCAGTACCTTTGGATTATTCGTGTTCTGACTTCAACAttctttatttaatttttttcggAACAAACATTCTTTATTTACTGGTGGTTGTCGATCGATTTATGCTTTTGCAGGTCAATAATGCAGGAATTGCTGGAACGACGTGGAGCGTCGATGACCCAGAAAATTTTCGTCAAAAGGTTAGTTAACCACAGCATGCAAGGGTTTCACTTAAAGAGGGTAATAccattttattttttatatcgAAAATGCAAGAAAATTGCGTGTCATTTTCATTAAGAGAACAGaagtaatatcatttttttattagaaaaaaaaGTCTAGTCTAGCAGTAAATAAAAGATACAAATATATTTTGTTGTGCGGAAACAGCTAGCAGGCATGGACGATCTCATGGAGAGGATCGAAACAATCAGTAAGCACATCACGGAATCTTATGAGGAAGCAGAGAAGTGCTTGAGGACCAACTACCATGGGATCAAAGCTGTCACAAAAGCATTGCTTCCCCTTCTGCAGTCCTCATCCCATGGAAGGATTGTTAACATCTCATCTTACTATGGACTACTCAGGGTAAATGGCATATAGTGCAATATTTATATGTGCAAAAGAAAGTTATGCAATTCTGCAAAAACCAATAATAATTCCATCCTTCTCCAGTTTTTCAGTGGAGATGAACTTAAAGAGGAGCTCAACAATATCGACAGCTTGTCTGAACAGAGACTGGATGAGTTGTCCGAATTGTTCCTCAAGGACTTCAAGGATGGCCAATTGGAGCCTCTAGGGTGGCCAAAGAAATTCACTGCATACAAAGTGTCCAAGGCTCTCATGAATGCCTATTCCAGGATCCTTGCGAAGGAGCATCCGTCACTGTGCATCAACTGCGTGCATCCTGGCTATGTCCAGACGGACATGAACTTACAGGCTGGGGATCTCCCGGTCGAGGAGGGCGCACGGGGAGCTCTCATGATGGCGATGGCACCCAAGGGAGGCGTCACTGGGGCGTACTTGGACAAAACCGAGGTCGCGTCATTTGTGTAATACGCTCGCACCGTTAGTTACAAGGCACGGAAGATATCAACTTTCAGAACGTTTCTTGTGAAGTATATTGATTATAATTTGGTTCATGCCAGAATTTGCAGTGTTCCTAGTACGTGCAAAAAACAGTTACTTACCCTCTGTTGTTCAATGGTTAAACAAGCTTGTTTAATCTCTTTGGTCTGGTTAATTTTCtttatttccttttttatttcttgATGAATCCCCCCACCTTTTTAGCCTCTTAAAGTTTGGATACTTCCATTTTTATTAATACTAGTCAGGCCCCCCGTGAGTTGCCAGGGCCGGGAGGAAGCGAGAATAGCAATTGGCGCTAATAATATATCACTACATGCAGAGCAAATTCGAATTAGACCATTGGAGTATAGATTACAAAAAAATCAATTGTAGTTGAAGTTAAGGAGGTGACAATAATTACTAAATGTTTAAAATGCACagaaatctgtatataaataatGTACAACTGAATCAAGCTCGAAATGAAGTGTAGGAAATTTAAATAGTTTTCGTAGGCATTATGTAGATGCAGTCTTGAAACTCCTGAAACATTCTTCATTTCTAGCTGCAGATGAAGAGCACCCAACATCAATTATCACCATAGACCATACAATTCATGGGTAAGATGGAGTAACCACTGTCATTATATTCCATGGAAACAGGAGCACATTAGGCTGAACTACCAAAGAAGGTACTGCAAACAAAGGGAGTGGCCCAGAAAATGCAGCAACCAAACCAAACATTCAGAAGGTATGGAATGAACTAAGAAGTCATCCATGAAGAA is from Miscanthus floridulus cultivar M001 chromosome 7, ASM1932011v1, whole genome shotgun sequence and encodes:
- the LOC136467406 gene encoding salutaridine reductase-like, which gives rise to MEGSTGNQSEEVAVVTGGNRGIGLEICRQLASNGITVVLTARDEKRGAEAVNTLGLSNVVFHQLEVSDPLSAARLADFIKEKFGKLDILVNNAGIAGTTWSVDDPENFRQKLAGMDDLMERIETISKHITESYEEAEKCLRTNYHGIKAVTKALLPLLQSSSHGRIVNISSYYGLLRFFSGDELKEELNNIDSLSEQRLDELSELFLKDFKDGQLEPLGWPKKFTAYKVSKALMNAYSRILAKEHPSLCINCVHPGYVQTDMNLQAGDLPVEEGARGALMMAMAPKGGVTGAYLDKTEVASFV